The proteins below are encoded in one region of Scyliorhinus torazame isolate Kashiwa2021f chromosome 8, sScyTor2.1, whole genome shotgun sequence:
- the creg1 gene encoding protein CREG1, which yields MLRCEFALLLVLFTFLRGSSSIPPHDEVARMARYIVHACDWGSVATISTHPAVGGRPFSNIFSVSDGPLGKGSGHPYLYLTPLDISVKDMQVNAEVSLAMSLAETGYCKKQKFDPESPLCCRVILSGAIMMVNKTEINFAKEALFSRHPAMPDWPHDHGWYFAKLNITNIWVLDYFGGIKTVTPEEYYSVKPEYEGNGEQKL from the exons ATGTTGCGCTGTGAGTTCGCTTTGCTCCTGGTTCTGTTCACCTTCCTCCGGGGGTCGAGCTCGATCCCCCCTCACGATGAAGTGGCCCGAATGGCCCGGTACATAGTCCATGCCTGTGACTGGGGCTCGGTGGCCACCATCTCCACACACCCTGCGGTGGGAGGGCGGCCTTTCTCCAATATCTTCTCGGTGAGCGATGGGCCGCTGGGGAAGGGCAGTGGACACCCCTATCTGTACCTGACCCCATTGGACATCTCGGTGAAGGACATGCAG GTTAATGCAGAAGTATCGCTGGCTATGTCCTTGGCAGAGACGGGCTACTGTAAGAAACAAAAGTTTGATCCCGAAAGTCCACTTTGTTGTCGTGTGATTCTCTCTGGAGCAATTATGATG GTGAACAAGACTGAAATCAATTTTGCCAAAGAAGCTCTCTTCAGCCGCCATCCAGCAATGCCTGACTGGCCACATGATCATGGATGGTACTTTGCCAAGCTCAACATTACCAACATTTGGGTCCTGGATTACTTTGGTGGAATCAAAACAGTAACACCAGAGGAGTACTACAGTGTCAAGCCTGAATATGAAGGAAATG GTGAACAAAAATTGTGA